One region of Candidatus Thermokryptus mobilis genomic DNA includes:
- a CDS encoding glycosyltransferase family 9 protein, translating into MTKVANFFRKIDPFKSRKFKNFFISTLKIFFKKEPATILDKSNKLNFDFGRVDKILVVRQHNQLGDMLCAVPLLRALREKFPESKITLVASPINYEVVQHNPFVDEVLNFDKVKFLKSPLNFLQFIKKIRSNFDIAIVPSTVSISSTSNFIAYLSKAKIRIGPKSIDGKENITSFLFNYQIALDWRNEEKKHQTERNLDIVRPFGIDTDDLSVVVPYFEEDKKFAEEFLREREKFNCVIGYHPGAGKIKNRWSAKNFAQLAIKLSEKFNALTLITAGLMDETPVREMLTHINGKIKYLLLKNERITRVTAVIDSIELFITNDTGIMHVAGATKTPVISLFGPTNPYQWAPLGKNKFFIYSKTGEINDITVEQVYKLAEEILTMKRKTKI; encoded by the coding sequence ATGACGAAAGTCGCCAACTTTTTCAGAAAAATTGACCCCTTTAAAAGCAGAAAATTTAAAAATTTTTTCATCTCAACGCTTAAAATTTTCTTCAAAAAAGAACCCGCAACGATATTAGATAAGTCCAATAAATTAAATTTTGATTTCGGTCGGGTTGATAAAATTCTCGTCGTAAGACAGCATAATCAACTCGGGGATATGCTCTGCGCAGTACCTCTTTTAAGAGCTTTAAGGGAAAAATTTCCAGAGTCCAAAATTACACTTGTCGCAAGCCCAATAAATTACGAAGTGGTTCAACATAATCCATTCGTTGACGAGGTTTTAAACTTTGATAAGGTTAAATTTTTAAAATCCCCTCTTAATTTTCTTCAATTTATAAAAAAAATAAGATCAAACTTTGACATCGCTATAGTCCCATCAACCGTCTCAATTTCATCAACGAGCAACTTCATAGCCTACCTTTCAAAGGCAAAGATAAGAATAGGACCCAAATCAATTGACGGCAAAGAAAACATAACATCATTTCTCTTCAATTATCAAATTGCCCTTGACTGGAGAAATGAGGAGAAAAAACATCAAACAGAGAGAAACCTTGACATCGTGAGACCATTTGGAATTGACACCGACGATCTTTCTGTTGTCGTACCATATTTTGAAGAAGATAAAAAATTTGCGGAAGAATTTTTAAGAGAAAGAGAAAAATTCAACTGTGTTATCGGCTATCATCCAGGAGCTGGGAAAATAAAAAATAGATGGTCAGCGAAAAATTTCGCCCAACTTGCGATCAAACTCTCTGAAAAATTTAACGCTTTGACACTAATAACAGCTGGTCTTATGGATGAAACACCTGTAAGAGAAATGTTAACTCATATCAACGGCAAAATTAAATACCTCCTGCTTAAAAATGAAAGAATAACGAGGGTAACCGCAGTCATTGACTCAATTGAACTTTTCATAACAAATGACACCGGGATAATGCATGTCGCTGGGGCAACTAAAACACCTGTGATATCTCTCTTTGGTCCAACGAACCCTTATCAATGGGCACCGCTTGGGAAAAACAAATTTTTCATTTACTCAAAAACTGGTGAAATAAACGATATAACAGTTGAACAAGTATATAAACTTGCCGAAGAGATTCTGACGATGAAAAGGAAGACCAAAATTTAA
- the folK gene encoding 2-amino-4-hydroxy-6-hydroxymethyldihydropteridine diphosphokinase, which yields MPTAYIGLGSNIGDRISYLKKALNLISKLPKTKITKISSLYETEPYGRKNQPWFINLVIEISTELNPTELFKRCKLIETKIGRVARERWAEREIDIDILLYDEISTSTPELQIPHPDLHNRRFVLIPLSEIAPEAFHPIFQKSVSELLIECKDTTRVMHIPQKINLKNIIEPDVKEVKYIAIEGVIGAGKTSLAKLLGERLNAKVVLEQYYENPFLEKFYQNRERYAFQTQIFFLLSRYKQQMELLQRDLFHEYLITDYIFDKDKIFAHINLKGDELKLYEMLVSMLEKNIPTPDLVIYLQSSVERLMQNIKKRGRPYEQNISEDYIRELSEAYNEFFFNQYRKSPVLVINSTEIDFVNNKDDFEELVSEILSPRKSYFEYYNPARKPR from the coding sequence ATGCCAACTGCTTACATCGGGCTTGGATCAAATATAGGCGATAGAATTTCTTACTTGAAAAAAGCACTGAATCTGATCTCAAAACTCCCAAAGACAAAAATCACAAAAATCTCCTCACTTTATGAGACCGAACCCTACGGACGAAAAAATCAACCTTGGTTCATCAATCTCGTCATAGAAATTTCAACAGAACTTAATCCGACGGAGTTATTCAAAAGATGCAAACTTATTGAAACAAAGATCGGACGAGTAGCCCGCGAAAGATGGGCTGAAAGGGAAATAGATATTGACATTTTGCTTTATGATGAAATCTCAACCTCAACGCCCGAGCTTCAAATTCCACATCCCGACTTACACAACCGAAGATTTGTCCTTATCCCCTTAAGCGAAATTGCCCCGGAGGCATTTCACCCCATATTTCAAAAAAGTGTATCCGAGTTACTAATTGAATGTAAAGACACAACCCGTGTGATGCACATACCCCAAAAAATAAATTTAAAAAACATAATTGAGCCGGATGTGAAGGAAGTTAAATATATCGCAATTGAAGGCGTAATCGGTGCTGGCAAAACATCGCTTGCCAAACTCCTTGGTGAACGCCTCAACGCAAAAGTAGTCCTTGAACAATACTACGAAAACCCTTTCCTTGAAAAATTCTATCAAAACAGGGAAAGATACGCATTTCAAACACAAATCTTTTTCCTGCTCAGTAGATATAAACAACAAATGGAACTACTACAAAGAGACCTGTTCCATGAATACTTGATAACTGATTATATCTTTGACAAGGACAAAATTTTCGCCCACATCAATTTAAAAGGGGATGAATTAAAACTATATGAAATGCTCGTTTCAATGCTTGAGAAAAACATCCCCACGCCCGACCTCGTCATATACCTTCAATCAAGCGTTGAACGCCTTATGCAAAACATAAAAAAGCGCGGACGACCCTATGAGCAAAATATAAGTGAAGATTACATCCGAGAACTATCAGAAGCATATAATGAATTCTTCTTCAACCAATACAGAAAATCCCCAGTCCTTGTTATAAATTCAACCGAAATTGACTTTGTTAATAACAAAGATGATTTTGAGGAGCTCGTCTCAGAAATTCTAAGTCCGAGAAAATCTTACTTTGAATACTATAACCCAGCAAGAAAACCCAGGTGA
- the folB gene encoding dihydroneopterin aldolase, whose amino-acid sequence MNSTGIIRIKNAIFYGYHGVHTSEQNSGGRFEVDIEIHCDISEAVKSDSLKNTIDYEQVYNFLKSLITEKKFYLIEALASKIAQGLIEKFEKIQKVIVRVRKPSPPVGGVVDCVEVELEMKRD is encoded by the coding sequence ATGAATTCAACTGGGATCATCCGAATTAAAAACGCAATATTCTACGGATATCACGGAGTCCACACCTCAGAGCAAAACTCTGGCGGAAGATTTGAAGTTGATATTGAAATTCACTGCGACATCTCAGAAGCAGTTAAAAGCGACTCCCTCAAAAACACGATTGACTATGAACAAGTTTATAACTTTTTGAAGTCATTGATAACCGAGAAAAAATTTTACTTGATTGAAGCTTTAGCTTCAAAGATAGCGCAGGGTTTAATTGAAAAGTTTGAAAAAATACAAAAAGTCATCGTAAGAGTTCGCAAACCTTCGCCACCTGTTGGAGGCGTCGTTGATTGCGTTGAGGTTGAACTTGAAATGAAAAGAGATTAA
- the mutS gene encoding DNA mismatch repair protein MutS: MSTPLMRQYRKIKAQYPDAIVLFRMGDFYETFEEDAKIAARVLGIALTKRANGAAADVPLAGFPHHALDTYLHKLVKAGYKVAICEQLEDPKLAKGIVKRDVVEVITPGVALTDKLLDNRSNNFVCAVYFEDEKVGVAFADVSTGEFYASEVSVNELRNFLDTISPSEILFCKTQKDKVEQVIGDIQIKPALTKLEDWVFKYDYAFETLTNHFQTQSLKGFGIDDIELGVICAGAVMHYLQETQKARLIHIKKVSRYDTGDYMLLDSATKRNLEIAVSYLGETTYGTLFSVIDKTQTPMGARLLKKWVLRPLKKIEPIRKRLEAVKELYENPNLRKNLFEVLGEIGDIERLISRIAVRAHIPGTTGRANPKDLINLKESLKKIPKIKSLLSGSKSETLQKIHKLLNPLQEVVKLIESAIVDDPPSTVSDGGVIRDGYSAELDELRFIARSGKEYIANLQQKERERTGIPSLKVDYNSVFGYYIEITKAHLDKVPPDYIRKQTLVNAERFITPELKEYEEKIFTAEEKISALEAELFNQIREKVSGYTEEIQRNAQLIAMLDCFVSLAEVAVENNYTCPIVDESDVIEIKGGRHPVVEKILPTGEKFVPNDVFLNNSENQILIITG; encoded by the coding sequence ATGTCCACACCTTTGATGAGACAATACAGGAAGATAAAAGCGCAATATCCCGACGCTATAGTTTTGTTTAGGATGGGTGATTTTTACGAGACATTTGAGGAGGACGCTAAAATAGCTGCTCGGGTTCTTGGGATAGCTTTGACAAAGAGGGCAAATGGTGCAGCTGCTGATGTTCCGCTTGCTGGTTTCCCTCATCATGCGCTTGATACATATCTTCACAAACTCGTAAAAGCGGGTTATAAGGTTGCAATTTGCGAACAGCTTGAGGATCCGAAACTTGCTAAAGGCATCGTTAAAAGGGATGTGGTTGAGGTCATAACTCCAGGGGTTGCTCTTACGGATAAATTACTTGATAATCGTTCTAACAACTTCGTTTGCGCTGTTTATTTTGAAGATGAGAAAGTTGGCGTCGCTTTTGCTGATGTTTCAACAGGGGAATTTTATGCAAGTGAGGTCTCGGTAAATGAACTTCGCAATTTCCTTGACACTATATCACCAAGCGAGATTTTGTTCTGCAAAACTCAAAAAGATAAAGTTGAGCAAGTTATTGGAGACATTCAAATTAAACCAGCACTTACTAAACTTGAGGATTGGGTTTTTAAATATGACTACGCGTTTGAGACATTAACTAATCATTTCCAGACGCAGTCGTTAAAGGGTTTCGGAATAGATGATATTGAACTTGGCGTTATATGTGCTGGTGCAGTCATGCATTATCTTCAAGAGACGCAAAAGGCAAGGTTGATTCACATAAAGAAAGTTTCTCGTTATGACACTGGCGATTACATGCTGCTTGATTCAGCAACGAAAAGAAATCTTGAAATTGCAGTTTCCTATCTTGGAGAAACGACATATGGGACGCTTTTCTCTGTCATAGATAAGACGCAGACACCCATGGGGGCACGACTTTTAAAAAAGTGGGTTTTGAGACCTTTGAAAAAAATTGAGCCAATACGAAAACGACTTGAAGCAGTAAAAGAACTTTATGAGAATCCAAACTTGCGAAAAAATTTATTTGAAGTTCTCGGTGAGATTGGCGATATTGAAAGGTTGATTTCAAGAATTGCAGTAAGGGCGCACATCCCCGGAACGACAGGAAGAGCTAATCCAAAGGATTTGATAAATTTAAAGGAGTCGCTAAAGAAAATACCGAAGATAAAATCACTTCTTTCAGGTTCAAAGTCGGAGACACTTCAAAAAATTCACAAACTTTTAAATCCCCTTCAAGAAGTTGTTAAGTTGATTGAAAGTGCGATTGTTGATGACCCACCTTCAACTGTTTCAGATGGTGGAGTGATAAGGGATGGATACAGCGCTGAGCTTGATGAATTGAGGTTTATAGCTAGGTCGGGCAAAGAATACATCGCTAACCTTCAACAGAAAGAGAGGGAGAGGACTGGGATACCAAGCTTAAAGGTTGATTATAATTCAGTGTTCGGCTATTACATTGAGATTACGAAAGCACATCTTGACAAGGTTCCACCAGATTATATACGGAAGCAAACACTTGTGAACGCTGAGAGATTTATAACGCCAGAGTTAAAAGAGTATGAGGAGAAGATTTTCACGGCTGAGGAAAAGATCTCTGCACTTGAAGCTGAACTTTTTAATCAAATAAGGGAAAAGGTATCTGGATATACGGAAGAAATTCAAAGGAATGCACAATTGATAGCGATGCTGGATTGCTTTGTTTCACTTGCGGAAGTTGCGGTTGAAAATAATTATACCTGTCCAATAGTTGATGAAAGCGATGTGATTGAGATAAAAGGTGGGCGTCATCCCGTTGTTGAAAAAATTTTGCCAACTGGTGAAAAATTTGTCCCAAATGATGTTTTCCTAAATAATTCTGAAAATCAGATTTTGATAATCACTGG
- a CDS encoding MutS-related protein produces RQVGLIVLLSQIGSFVPADYARIGIVDRIFTRVGASDNIAGGESTFLVEMHEMANILNNATSKSLILLDEVGRGTSTFDGISIAWAITEYIHENIGAKTIFATHYHELNELAELLPRVKNFKADVRELGDKIIFLHKIVPGYADHSYGIEVAKMAGLPREVTERAKEILINLEQKELTPQGKGKKKISKEILREKFQISLFELGDNKLRDEILKLDIDNMTPLQALMKLNELKGRIKRGEV; encoded by the coding sequence TTAGACAGGTCGGTTTAATAGTTTTGCTTTCGCAGATCGGAAGTTTTGTTCCAGCTGATTATGCGAGGATCGGTATCGTTGATAGGATTTTTACGAGGGTTGGGGCTTCGGATAACATTGCCGGTGGGGAGAGCACATTTTTGGTTGAGATGCATGAGATGGCAAATATACTTAACAATGCCACATCAAAAAGTTTAATCCTTCTTGATGAGGTTGGGCGTGGGACAAGCACATTTGATGGGATATCAATAGCTTGGGCTATAACTGAATATATTCATGAGAACATTGGGGCAAAGACAATTTTCGCAACGCACTATCACGAGTTAAATGAGCTTGCGGAGTTGTTGCCAAGGGTAAAGAACTTCAAAGCTGATGTTAGGGAACTTGGCGATAAGATAATTTTCCTTCATAAAATTGTCCCCGGCTATGCGGACCACAGCTATGGGATTGAGGTCGCTAAGATGGCTGGGCTTCCCAGGGAGGTGACTGAAAGAGCAAAAGAGATTTTGATAAACCTTGAACAAAAGGAGTTAACACCTCAAGGGAAGGGAAAGAAGAAAATTTCAAAGGAAATTTTGAGGGAGAAGTTTCAGATAAGTTTGTTTGAATTGGGCGATAACAAGTTGAGGGATGAGATTTTAAAACTTGACATTGACAACATGACCCCTCTTCAGGCATTGATGAAATTGAACGAGTTGAAGGGGAGGATAAAGAGGGGGGAAGTGTAG
- a CDS encoding IclR family transcriptional regulator, translated as MRGTPTNSSIEKAFKILSVFSQNGRFELGVGEISRILRMHKSTVHRFLRSMEKIGVVEKSEETGKYKLGLKLYELGNSVSLKKLMVDRARIYLEDLHWYLNETVHFATLKNGEVVYLDKIIADRTFVIISEVGKRLPAHCTGLGKSMLAFLPREEVERIIREKGLKKFTRNTITSKKKLFEELELIRERGYAIDNEEIEDGLRCIAAPIFNGEGSVIAAVSISGPSSRINETTYDEYSKYVIKTAKLISNELKNINLRFL; from the coding sequence ATGCGTGGAACGCCAACGAACAGCTCGATTGAGAAGGCATTTAAAATCCTTTCCGTATTCTCGCAAAATGGAAGATTTGAATTAGGGGTTGGGGAGATAAGTAGAATTTTAAGGATGCATAAAAGCACTGTTCATAGGTTTCTACGCTCAATGGAGAAAATCGGTGTTGTTGAGAAAAGTGAGGAGACGGGGAAATACAAGCTTGGTTTAAAGCTGTATGAGCTTGGTAATAGTGTCTCTTTAAAAAAGTTGATGGTTGATAGGGCAAGGATTTATCTTGAGGACCTTCACTGGTATTTAAACGAAACGGTTCATTTTGCGACGCTTAAAAATGGGGAAGTTGTATATCTTGATAAGATAATTGCGGATAGAACCTTTGTCATAATTTCGGAAGTTGGGAAGAGGTTGCCTGCTCATTGCACGGGGCTTGGAAAGTCTATGCTTGCTTTTTTACCAAGGGAGGAGGTTGAGAGAATTATCCGAGAGAAGGGGTTGAAAAAGTTTACGAGGAATACGATAACAAGCAAAAAGAAACTTTTTGAGGAGCTTGAGCTCATCAGGGAGCGTGGTTATGCGATTGATAATGAGGAAATTGAAGATGGTTTAAGATGCATTGCTGCGCCGATTTTTAATGGTGAGGGTAGTGTGATAGCAGCTGTTAGCATTTCAGGGCCTTCAAGTAGGATAAATGAGACAACATATGATGAGTATTCAAAGTATGTTATAAAGACGGCTAAATTAATTTCTAATGAATTAAAAAACATAAATTTGAGGTTTCTATAA